AACTAACAGCTGAAATAGTGTCTGGCTAGTGGGAGATTCTTTTTAACTGATTGAATTTACGTTTAAGTTGATCTTCTGATGTTGCTGTTAAGTATAACTTAATTGGACGCTAATATTTTCACATGTTGTACAGGTATTCAGGGGAAGATGAGGGATTACCAACTTGCTGGGTTAAACTGGCTCATAAGACTCTATGAGAATGGTATAAATGGAATCCTTGCAGATGAAATGGTGTGTATCCAAACCATTTTTTTTTCATATCGTTTATCTAAAAACTTGAATTCACCATTATAGCTCAGTGCTTTGTTCTGTTGTGTTATAAGTGATTGCAATACTTTATTTATTGTGTTATAGTGATAAATTCTTATTTTTGAAATCTAGGGTCTTGGTAAAACTTTACAAACAATCTCCTTGTTGGGTTACCTGCACGAGTTTAGAGGAATAACTGGTCCTCATATGGTAGTTGCCCCAAAGTCTACTCTTGGTAACTGGATGAATGAAATTCGTCGTTTTTGTCCAGTTTTGCGTGCTGTAAAGTTTCTTGGCAATCCTGATGAAAGGGTAAGTCACTAAAATTATTCTCCTGTGAgtaattcttcttcttcctcaaattattatattattgtgGGTAATTCTTTACTTCTCTGGTTTTGCAGTTCTAATGTGTTCTGTTGATTTATTGTTTTTGGCAGAAACACATACGTGAGAATTTACTGGTTGCAGGAAAGTTTGATGTGTGTGTTACAAGTTTTGAAATGGCCATCAAAGAAAAGTCAGCCTTGCGTCGCTTTAGCTGGCGCTACATAATCATAGATGAGGCCCATCGAATTAAGAATGAAAATTCTCTTCTTTCAAAAACAATGAGACTTTATAATACCAATTACCGTCTCCTCATTACTGGTACTCCTCTTCAGGTATGCATTCAACTCTTTAATTGCATGGAAATTTTTTAAGCTGGGGCTTGAGAGAATGTGTCAAATGTTGATGGACGATGGGCTGTAATTCATTGATTTCCTTCTATGTTCATGTGTTATCTTCTGTTTGTATTTACCTAGATCTGTTTCTTGTTATAGAAATTTATCTCTTATTATGTTTTTTGATTTGCAGAACAATCTTCATGAACTCTGGTCTCTTCTGAACTTTTTACTGCCAGAAATTTTTAGCTCAGCTGAAACCTTTGATGAATGGTTTCAAATTTCTGGTGAAAATGATCAGCAGGAGGTTGTTCAGCAACTGCACAAGGTAGGAATGTTACTGCTGTACCGTTGGACACAGATTTGTGCTTGAATGTGGTTATTGATTTTGTGGAATCTCAATTTTTAAGGTTCTACGGCCATTTCTTCTCCGAAGATTGAAATCAGATGTTGAGAAAGGATTGCCTCCAAAGAAGGAAACCATACTGAAGGTGGGCATGTCCCAGATGCAGAAACAGTATTATAGGGCTTTACTACAGAAAGATCTTGAAGTTGTTAATGCTGGTGGTGAACGTAAACGTCTTCTTAATATAGCAATGCAGCTGCGTAAATGCTGTAATCATCCATATCTTTTCCAGGGTGCTGAGCCTGGCCCACCATATACAACAGGAGATCATCTTATTATGAATGCTGGTAAGTCTGCAGAGCAGAATAAGtctattattatttatatttcagTTAGTAATGGAAATCATTCTTTACATTGTTATTCAATTTTCTAGGTAAGATGGTTCTCTTGGATAAGTTGCTTCCTAAGCTAAAAGAGCGTGATTCCAGGGTTTTGATATTTTCACAGGTTAGTTTGTTATAAACATGAATTGAGCAGGGTATCTTAAAATGGTTATGCTGTTCTTTTAATATTACTGATGATCTTTTTTAGCACATGACTGAGCATTATTTTCTATGTTTACAAGTCATTATGCTTGATGTTTTGGCTAGATAACTATGTTTTATTGTGGTTGGTTTTGGTTTAAAATGCAGATGACTAGGTTGCTTGACATTCTTGAAGACTACTTAATGTTTCGTGGCTATCTGTATTGTCGGATTGATGGCAATACTGGTGGAGAAGATCGTGATGCTTCCATTGATGCTTTCAACAAGCCAGGGAGTGAGAAATTCGTTTTCTTATTGTCAACTAGAGCAGGAGGACTTGGGATTAATCTTGCTACTGCAGATGTTGTCATACTTTATGATAGTGATTGGTGAGTGTTTGTCTTCTTTGtttgtttctttctttctttctttctcggCGAGTGTTtgtcttctttctctttttttctttttcatttttcatttttgtGTCCTTGATGAGACTAAGCATTTATTGTAGGAATCCACAAGTTGATTTGCAAGCACAGGATCGTGCTCATAGGATTGGTCAGAAGAAAGAAGTTCAAGTGTTCCGATTTTGCACAGAGGTTTGCACTTATTTTCATGCGCTATTGTAGAAGCTAAGCTATGTCAATGTTTTTTCTCATTGTTATTATGGAACAGTATACCATTGAGGAAAAAGTGATTGAGAGGGCTTATAAAAAGCTTGCTCTTGATGCTTTAGTGATTCAACAAGGAAGGTTAGCAGAGCAGAAAAGTAAGCAGCACCACCACATTGAGCTTTACATATGTTTTAATGTTTTCATCTTTTTGGTTAATGTTTTAATGCCTTTTTTGTTTCATGCAGCTGTTAATAAAGATGAGCTGCTTCAAATGGTGAGGTTTGGCGCTGAAATGGTTTTCAGCTCAAAGGATAGCACAATTACAGATGAAGACATTGACAGAATTATTGCTAAAGGAGAAGAGGCAACAGCAGAGCTTGATGCCAAGATGAAGAAGTTTACAGAAGACGCAATAAAATTCAAAATGGATGACAGTATGTTGTCAATGAGTTCTACTGGTTTACATGCAATGACATTAAGTCATCTGTAATTTTTAATCACTATGCAAATTCACCATTTTAAGCGTGAATATCTTTTTCTTGGTTTTTGGCAGCTGCTGAATTGTATGATTTTGATGATGATAAGGTAGGCAtggttctctctctctcaaccatTACAGAATACTTAGATTTTATAGTATTTTTTGAGGCCTATTTTCTGTGACCCTGCTCATTGTgttttggttttgtgaaggatgAGAACAAGTTTGACTTCAAGAAGATTGTCAGTGAAAACTGGATCGAACCACCAAAGAGAGAGCGAAAGCGCAAGTAATGCCCTTTTCCATCTTTCTTTTGTCCTAAGTGTCTTGTTTGTAACTCTGTATATGTTGTTTTAGCATTATACTTAACATTGATTTTGTTGTAAATCTTTGTTTGATTAGCTACTCTGAATCTGAGTACTTTAAGCAAACAATGCGTCAAGGTGGTCCAGCAAAACCAAAAGAACCTCGAATTCCTCGCATGCCTCAATTGTAAGTGCTTCTGAAACTCATCGTTTGCTCTGTTGAATGGTTTGAATTGTCACATGACTTAaaattttttcttctattttcagaCACGATTTTCAGTTTTTCAACACACAAAGATTGAGTGAATTGTATGAAAAAGAAGTACGCTACCTCATGGTGGGTACCATCCTTGTTCTATAACTTTTAattctgttttcttggttatCTAGGTGGTGTGCTTTTAGAAATTTATTGTCTATgctaatttttctttcattttattgaACAAAATTTCAGCAAACGCATCAAAAGAATCAGTTGAAAGACACAATTGATGTTGATGAACCTGAAGGTATGTTTAATGAGATGCCTAATTATGTTCATTGCATCATCATATGTACTGTGGACTGATTATTGATTGTTTAGAGGGCGGAGAACCTTTGActgctgaagaattggaagaaaaggaaCGACTATTGGAAGAGGTGAGCCGAGTGTTCAATGTAGGTtcgttttatattatattacagGCCTAACTGCTGACAATTGAGTGGACAATTTCAGGGTTTTTCTTCATGGAGTAGAAGAGACTTCAATACCTTTATCAGGGCTTGTGAGAAATATGGACGGAATGACATAAAAGGTATTGCTTCTGAAATGGAAGGAAAAACAGAGGAGGAAGTTGAAAGATATGCTAAAGTTTTTAAAGAGCGATACAAAGAGTTAAATGGTAAGTGATATCGTGTTTTATTCTTTTCTTACTTAAGCAAACTCTTTTTTCATCTTCTTCCTGGCTCACTCCGTTACTGTCAACCTTAGTTCATGTGGCATTTATTGGTGGCTGCAAAGATCTCTGCATAATGTGTCCACTCCATAGCTGGGCCTTTTCAGTTTCCATTATTGTCATTGGTCATCCTATCCACCCAACTCTTTCTCCTTACACTGTTGAAAGAACCATACTTGATTTGTGGCAAGAATTTATTGTTCATTGGATCTTGGCAATAATTTaatcatctcttttttttttgttcctcTGAATTGTGGTATGCCTGTAGATTATGATAGGATCATTAAGAATATTGAGAGAGGAGAGGCTAGAATTTCCCGTAAAGATGAGATCATGAAAGCAATTGGGAAGAAATTGGATAGATACAAGAATCCATGGCTTGAATTGAAGATCCAGTATGGTCAGAACAAAGGGAAGCTTTACAATGAAGAATGTGATCGGTTCATGGTGCGGTTCTTCATTTATACATCTCTCTAATTTGAATTCCTGCCCTTCTTCCTGCCCCTTCTCACTTGGATATTAGACATGTAGTGATGTTAATGCCTTCTGTTGCTACTGGCAGATTTGCATGGTTCACAAGCTTGGATATGGGAACTGGGATGAGCTAAAGGCCGCATTTCGTACATCACCTTTGTTTCGTTTTGATTGGTTTGTGAAGTCTCGCACAACTCAAGAACTTGCGAGGAGATGTGATACCCTTATTCGGCTGGTGGAGAAGGAAAACCAAGAATAtgatgagagagagagacaggCACGGAAAGAGAAGAAGCTTGCCAAGGTTCTTTTTATACTATTCTTCAGCCAACTCACCAACTCGGCATGCACACAAGCACTGTACATGTGTTCTggtttattttattctatttttgtcTGGATTCTATAGAGATTTGCATTTGGTCTGTGGCAATTGGTAAGGCCATCTTCATCTTTTCATGCTACTGATAAACATTTTATTGTGATACTTTGTTATGTGCCAGAACATGACACCATCTAAGCGTGCAATGGGAAGGCAGACTGAGGGTCCCACTTTGCTAAAGAAGCGAAAGCAATTGACAATGGATGATTATGTGAGCTCAGTAAGTTGCTCGGTGCCGTTAATTTCTTAGTACATGACTTATTTATCATCGAGTGTTGCTCCCTGGAGAAAATGATTAACCGAGCCTTGTTATTTTCTTTTTGCAGGGAAAGAGGAGGAAGTAAAAGGAGCATAGACCccttcttttttatttttggttTAATATATTTTTAGGGGGGAAAGCTTTTAAAAATATCTGGTAGTGAAAGTATCCCACTGATTATGATTTGGATCCCCATAGTTTTGCTCACTCAGGATCACAACGTATCTTGACAGTTGGTGAGGGAATGCAATGCTGCAAGTTGTGGATGAAGTTAGAGGTTGTATGGAGTTTTAACTAACACTTGCTATGTATTTATTGACCTTTACTGTTGTATTAAGAGTAATCTTTCTTGGGTTTATCTGTTAATTTTTGGTTAATAGTGGTTAAATTATTTCTCTGGTTTCCCATACGAGTTCTGTAAGATAACTGTGGGCTCGAAGTCTAGTAACTCTTCCCTTTCTATTCCCGCAATCAAATTACAAATGAGTACATGCTAATTGTTTCAATTATTGATGACAAGTCAAAAGATACAGAAAACAGATGGGATAGAGCTCAATTTGaaagtttaatttagtttatttttaatttttagtttaatttaactTAC
The Hevea brasiliensis isolate MT/VB/25A 57/8 chromosome 15, ASM3005281v1, whole genome shotgun sequence genome window above contains:
- the LOC110673954 gene encoding ISWI chromatin-remodeling complex ATPase CHR11 isoform X1, which translates into the protein MAKPSKQQEYSDEALSSGSNSSEEEQINEQINEEDEEEIEAVARSADSDDDEAADETGDDISGDADDVDEFDLQDENSNEISKREKQRLKELQKLKKQKIQEMLDAQNAAIDADMNNKGKGRLKYLLQQTELFAHFAKPDQPASQKKAKGRGRHASKVTEEEEDEECLKEEEDALSGAGNTRLVAQPSCIQGKMRDYQLAGLNWLIRLYENGINGILADEMGLGKTLQTISLLGYLHEFRGITGPHMVVAPKSTLGNWMNEIRRFCPVLRAVKFLGNPDERKHIRENLLVAGKFDVCVTSFEMAIKEKSALRRFSWRYIIIDEAHRIKNENSLLSKTMRLYNTNYRLLITGTPLQNNLHELWSLLNFLLPEIFSSAETFDEWFQISGENDQQEVVQQLHKVLRPFLLRRLKSDVEKGLPPKKETILKVGMSQMQKQYYRALLQKDLEVVNAGGERKRLLNIAMQLRKCCNHPYLFQGAEPGPPYTTGDHLIMNAGKMVLLDKLLPKLKERDSRVLIFSQMTRLLDILEDYLMFRGYLYCRIDGNTGGEDRDASIDAFNKPGSEKFVFLLSTRAGGLGINLATADVVILYDSDWNPQVDLQAQDRAHRIGQKKEVQVFRFCTEYTIEEKVIERAYKKLALDALVIQQGRLAEQKTVNKDELLQMVRFGAEMVFSSKDSTITDEDIDRIIAKGEEATAELDAKMKKFTEDAIKFKMDDTAELYDFDDDKDENKFDFKKIVSENWIEPPKRERKRNYSESEYFKQTMRQGGPAKPKEPRIPRMPQLHDFQFFNTQRLSELYEKEVRYLMQTHQKNQLKDTIDVDEPEEGGEPLTAEELEEKERLLEEGFSSWSRRDFNTFIRACEKYGRNDIKGIASEMEGKTEEEVERYAKVFKERYKELNDYDRIIKNIERGEARISRKDEIMKAIGKKLDRYKNPWLELKIQYGQNKGKLYNEECDRFMICMVHKLGYGNWDELKAAFRTSPLFRFDWFVKSRTTQELARRCDTLIRLVEKENQEYDERERQARKEKKLAKNMTPSKRAMGRQTEGPTLLKKRKQLTMDDYVSSGKRRK
- the LOC110673954 gene encoding ISWI chromatin-remodeling complex ATPase CHR11 isoform X2, yielding MAKPSKQQEYSDEALSSGSNSSEEEQINEQINEEDEEEIEAVARSADSDDDEAADETGDDISGDADDVDEDENSNEISKREKQRLKELQKLKKQKIQEMLDAQNAAIDADMNNKGKGRLKYLLQQTELFAHFAKPDQPASQKKAKGRGRHASKVTEEEEDEECLKEEEDALSGAGNTRLVAQPSCIQGKMRDYQLAGLNWLIRLYENGINGILADEMGLGKTLQTISLLGYLHEFRGITGPHMVVAPKSTLGNWMNEIRRFCPVLRAVKFLGNPDERKHIRENLLVAGKFDVCVTSFEMAIKEKSALRRFSWRYIIIDEAHRIKNENSLLSKTMRLYNTNYRLLITGTPLQNNLHELWSLLNFLLPEIFSSAETFDEWFQISGENDQQEVVQQLHKVLRPFLLRRLKSDVEKGLPPKKETILKVGMSQMQKQYYRALLQKDLEVVNAGGERKRLLNIAMQLRKCCNHPYLFQGAEPGPPYTTGDHLIMNAGKMVLLDKLLPKLKERDSRVLIFSQMTRLLDILEDYLMFRGYLYCRIDGNTGGEDRDASIDAFNKPGSEKFVFLLSTRAGGLGINLATADVVILYDSDWNPQVDLQAQDRAHRIGQKKEVQVFRFCTEYTIEEKVIERAYKKLALDALVIQQGRLAEQKTVNKDELLQMVRFGAEMVFSSKDSTITDEDIDRIIAKGEEATAELDAKMKKFTEDAIKFKMDDTAELYDFDDDKDENKFDFKKIVSENWIEPPKRERKRNYSESEYFKQTMRQGGPAKPKEPRIPRMPQLHDFQFFNTQRLSELYEKEVRYLMQTHQKNQLKDTIDVDEPEEGGEPLTAEELEEKERLLEEGFSSWSRRDFNTFIRACEKYGRNDIKGIASEMEGKTEEEVERYAKVFKERYKELNDYDRIIKNIERGEARISRKDEIMKAIGKKLDRYKNPWLELKIQYGQNKGKLYNEECDRFMICMVHKLGYGNWDELKAAFRTSPLFRFDWFVKSRTTQELARRCDTLIRLVEKENQEYDERERQARKEKKLAKNMTPSKRAMGRQTEGPTLLKKRKQLTMDDYVSSGKRRK